The proteins below come from a single Cryptococcus neoformans var. neoformans JEC21 chromosome 14 sequence genomic window:
- a CDS encoding dipeptidyl-peptidase and tripeptidyl-peptidase, putative gives MPPQGYDYDHPQRSPRSSTSTIYHDNLDIDPFQEKHTAFRDDPTIEQGIHVYPDDDDGEGYTVESSRTHPRNKSRKVLAVLVVIVTFAGIIGVLAASGYSVPSFSSKGGTKHITMDHVFNGTFNAYSKQIDWVKEAEDGTFSHINKEGNIVLNTVRNMTTDTLLVNASLVLDLEGNRLPWTGWALSADMQYVLFRTDHLKQWRHSSFGNYWIHRRQDSATFPVIPPTSPPTIAKCTWSPVGHALAFVSKNDVYIISEDDLSSVPSSSSSSPSHVRVTTDGSHTIFNGVPDWVYEEEVFETDTALWWSPDGKRVAFLRSDESKVHDFKLQYYNPSNDAFKVHQYQTELDMKYPKPGTPNPTVTVHTFSLSSLSSSATSATAQRLTWPGEFPLPDRILTEIGWVADDALLVKEIDRAARDGNVVLFQFGSDHEAKVEGEIVRRLGKDGEEGDDGWIDHGQNVIPVKGPVQGYLDIVPNQGYNHIALFTPLNASKPRWITAGEWEVTEISGVDTEKGLVYFTAATPSIDRHIYSIPLPTLSSIDDEEDQDASMSSMAALTDTTSPGYFEASFSPKAGYYVLGYKGPEVPWQRLIEAGSGENRANVLLEGNAGLNKTVSEFLKPLVTRTTIENDGYELNMLEILPPNLDITGRKKYPVLIRVYGGPGSQMVSNRFERDWHSYLAASQRYIIIMLDGRGTGFRGRNLRNPVRDDLGHWEVQDQVAAAREMAKRVYVDRSRIGIWGWSYGGYMTCKAIEADSGIFTLGMAVAPVTDWLYYDSIYTERYMSTPSANKDGYTTSAVNNVTSFSGDKVDFIWAHGSGDDNVHYMNSAALLDKLTQEQVRGWRFRMFTDSNHSMDKRMAYREVYEWMNDFLEEKWGKGGTVHH, from the exons ATGCCACCACAAGGCTATGACTATGACCATCCACAGCGCTCTCCACgctcatccacatccaccatATACCATGACAACCTGGACATAGACCCATTCCAGGAAAAACACACGGCTTTCAGAGACGATCCCACCATCGAACAAGGTATCCACGTCTATCCagacgacgacgatggaGAGGGCTACACTGTCGAATCCAGCCGG ACACATCCTCGGAACAAGTCACGCAAGGTACTCGCCGTCCTCGTCGTTATCGTCACTTTCGCAGGTATCATCGGCGTGCTCGCTGCTTCAGGATACTCGGTAccctctttctcgtccAAAGGTGGCACAAAGCATATCACCATGGACCATGTGTTTAACGGCACGTTCAATGCCTACAGCAAGCAGATTGACTGGGTCAAGGAGG CGGAAGACGGCACGTTCTCACATATCAACAAGGAAGGAAACATTGTCCTCAACACCGTCCGCAACATGACCACCGACACCCTTCTCGTCAACGCATCGCTTGTCCTTGACCTTGAGGGCAATCGACTCCCCTGGACGGGATGGGCCCTCTCAGCTGATATGCAGTACGTCCTCTTCAGAACCGACCATCTCAAACAGTGGCGGCACTCGTCATTCGGGAACTACTGGATACATCGTCGACAAGATTCGGCTACGTTTCCTGTCATCCCGCCGACCAGCCCGCCGACTATAGCAAAGTGTACGTGGTCGCCTGTCGGGCATGCATTGGCGTTTGTCAGTAAGAACGACGTCTATATCATCTCTGAAGATGACCTCTCCTCTgtcccctcctcctcctcctcctccccttcacATGTAAGAGTAACAACCGATGGAAGCCACACAATCTTCAACGGCGTCCCCGACTGGGTatacgaagaagaagtgttTGAAACGGATACCGCCCTCTGGTGGAGTCCTGATGGCAAGAGGGTTGCTTTTTTGAGAAGCGATGAGAGTAAAGTACATGATTTCAAGTTGCAGTATTATAACCCATCGAATGATGCGTTCAAGGTGCATCAGTACCAGACCGAGCTGGATATGAA ATACCCCAAACCTGGTACACCCAACCCCACCGTCACAGTCCACactttttccctctcttccctctcctcctccgccaccTCGGCCACCGCACAACGTCTCACCTGGCCAGGCGAGTTCCCTCTCCCAGACCGCATCCTCACCGAAATTGGCTGGGTAGCCGATGATGCCCTCCTCGTTAAAGAGATTGATAGAGCTGCGAGGGACGGGAACGTCGTTCTTTTCCAGTTTGGGAGCGACCATGAAGCAAaggtggaaggggagattGTGAGGCGGTTAGGGAAGGACGGggaggaaggcgatgatggatggatCGATCAT GGCCAGAACGTCATCCCCGTTAAAGGGCCAGTCCAAGGATACCTCGACATCGTCCCTAATCAAGGGTACAACCACATTGCGCTGTTCACTCCGTTGAACGCTAGTAAGCCTCGGTGGATCACTGCAGGAGAATGGGAAGTCACCGAGATATCGGGGGTTGATACCGAAAAGGGCCTTGT TTACTTTACAGCTGCAACCCCTTCTATCGACAGACACATCTACTCTATCCCCTTACCCACTCTTTCATCcatcgatgatgaagaggatcaaGACGCATCGATGAGTAGCATGGCCGCATTGACAGATACTACTTCCCCTGGATATTTTGaagcttccttctctcccaaaGCGGGGTATTATGTCTTGGGGTATAAAGGGCCAGAAGTACCTTGGCAGAGGTTGATAGAAGCTGGGTCTGGAGAGAATC GAGCGAATGTGTTATTGGAAGGTAATGCAGGACTGAACAAGACAGTTTCAGAATTCTTGAAACCTCTTGTCACGAGGACGACTATCGAAAATGATGGCTACG AACTCAACATGCTCGAgatccttcctcccaacCTCGACATCACCGGCCGCAAAAAGTACCCCGTCCTGATCCGCGTCTACGGCGGACCCGGCTCTCAAATGGTGTCTAACCGATTCGAAAGGGATTGGCATTCTTACCTCGCTGCCTCCCAGCGGTACATTATCATCATGCTCGACGGTCGTGGAACGGGGTTTAGAGGTAGGAATCTGAGGAACCCGGTGAGGGATGATTTGGGGCATTGGGAGGTGCAGGATCAGGTCGCGGCGGCGAGGGAGATGGCGAAGAGGGTTTATGTGGATAGATCGAGGATTGGGATTTGGGGATGG AGTTATGGAGGATACATGACTTGTAAGGCTATTGAAGCCGATTCTGGTATATTCACTCTCGGAA TGGCCGTCGCACCCGTCACAGATTGGCTTTACTACGACTCCATCTACACCGAACGATACATGTCAACTCCCTCCGCCAACAAGGACGGGTACACCACCTCGGCAGTGAACAATGTCACTTCCTTTTCGGGCGATAAAGTCGATTTCATCTGGGCACATGGAAGCGGGGACGATAATGTCCACTATATGAATAGTGCGGCGCTTTTGGATAAGTTGACGCAGGAGCAAGTGAGAGGGTGGAGGTTTAGGATGTTTACTGATTC CAATCATTCAATGGATAAGCGGATGGCGTACCGGGAAGTGTACGAGTGGATGAATGATTTCTTGGAAGAAAAATGGGGTAAAGGAGGGACTGTACATCATTAG